A part of Halobacillus shinanisalinarum genomic DNA contains:
- a CDS encoding sulfite oxidase-like oxidoreductase has translation MNKAERLKRSKGPQVTERFGGRLPPGQVLTEKFPILTVGEVPSYDLDQWDFQMTGGIGDTVMFSYNDLMALPQSKVICDVHCVTRWSKFDNGFEGVLLQDLLEDFEIPDDIQYVMVHGDYDYTANIPLKDLLAKGVILAHSYNGKPLTEKHGYPFRLVIPHLYFWKSVKWIRGFEFRKSDAPGFWEQNGFHNEADPFKEQRFSDEGDVMEEDKWKEKDFDY, from the coding sequence ATGAATAAGGCGGAGCGGCTCAAGCGTTCCAAGGGTCCACAGGTGACAGAACGGTTTGGCGGACGGCTGCCTCCTGGGCAGGTGTTAACAGAAAAATTTCCGATTTTAACGGTAGGTGAAGTTCCGTCCTATGACCTTGACCAGTGGGATTTTCAAATGACTGGGGGTATTGGGGACACGGTTATGTTTTCATACAATGATTTGATGGCGCTGCCGCAGTCAAAGGTTATCTGTGATGTTCATTGTGTTACAAGATGGTCGAAGTTTGATAATGGTTTTGAAGGGGTCTTGTTGCAGGACTTGCTTGAGGATTTCGAGATACCAGATGACATTCAGTACGTTATGGTGCATGGGGATTATGATTATACAGCTAATATTCCGCTTAAGGACTTGTTAGCCAAAGGTGTCATCCTTGCTCATTCTTATAATGGCAAGCCATTGACGGAAAAGCACGGCTATCCATTTCGACTGGTAATTCCTCATTTGTACTTTTGGAAGAGTGTGAAGTGGATTAGGGGCTTTGAGTTTAGGAAGTCGGATGCACCAGGTTTCTGGGAGCAAAATGGTTTTCACAATGAGGCAGATCCGTTTAAAGAGCAGCGCTTTTCTGATGAAGGTGATGTGATGGAAGAGGATAAATGGAAGGAAAAGGACTTTGATTATTGA
- the argH gene encoding argininosuccinate lyase, whose protein sequence is MSKLWGGRFTKPTNKLVEEYTSSIGFDDKLALHDIQGSLAHVDMLGKCAIISKEEAEQIKDGLHIIQKKIKNDEVSFSVEHEDIHMNIEKLLIDEIGPVGGKLHTGRSRNDQVATDMHLYLKEKTTQLIQLVEAVQEALVSQADSHVETIIPGYTHLQRAQPVSFAHHLLAYFWMFERDKERLKDSVKRIDWSPLGAAALAGTPYAVDRQMTAETLGFDNVYPNSLDAVSDRDFILEFLSIASILITHISRLSDELILWSSQEFDFVELDDAFCTGSSIMPQKKNPDVPELLRGKTGRIYGNLMGLLTLLKGLPLAYNKDMQEDKEGMFDTVETLDGALSLLAPMLASMEVKGSNMRQAVNEDYSNATDIADYLAVKGLPFRQAHEVIGKIVLYAIEQQTYLLDLTLDEYKEFSELFEADIFEKLAPEQVVAARNSEGGTGFEQVAQQLELAKQHLK, encoded by the coding sequence ATGAGTAAGCTTTGGGGTGGTCGATTTACCAAACCAACCAACAAGCTGGTCGAAGAGTACACCTCTTCGATCGGTTTTGATGACAAGCTGGCTTTACATGATATACAGGGGAGTCTTGCACACGTTGATATGCTTGGAAAGTGTGCGATCATTTCTAAAGAGGAAGCCGAGCAAATTAAAGACGGATTGCATATCATTCAGAAAAAAATCAAGAATGATGAAGTGTCGTTTTCTGTTGAGCATGAAGACATCCATATGAATATTGAAAAGCTACTGATCGATGAAATTGGTCCTGTTGGCGGCAAGCTCCACACAGGGAGAAGCCGTAACGACCAGGTAGCAACAGATATGCACTTGTATTTGAAGGAAAAAACCACCCAACTCATTCAACTAGTTGAAGCGGTACAGGAGGCGCTTGTCAGTCAGGCGGATTCCCATGTTGAAACGATTATCCCTGGTTATACACACTTGCAGCGGGCTCAGCCGGTTTCATTTGCGCATCATTTGCTTGCATATTTTTGGATGTTTGAGCGCGATAAAGAGCGGCTCAAGGACAGTGTGAAGCGGATTGATTGGTCGCCACTTGGTGCAGCGGCGCTTGCTGGGACACCTTATGCGGTCGATAGACAGATGACGGCGGAGACGCTCGGATTTGATAACGTTTATCCAAACTCATTGGACGCCGTCAGTGATCGAGATTTCATCCTGGAATTTTTGTCGATCGCTTCCATTTTAATTACACATATTTCAAGACTGTCAGATGAATTGATTCTTTGGAGCAGTCAGGAATTTGATTTCGTTGAGCTCGATGATGCGTTTTGTACGGGTTCGAGCATTATGCCGCAGAAAAAGAATCCGGATGTGCCTGAGTTGCTTCGTGGCAAAACAGGAAGGATTTACGGCAACTTGATGGGGCTGCTGACCCTTCTGAAGGGTCTACCGCTTGCGTACAATAAGGATATGCAGGAGGACAAGGAAGGGATGTTCGATACGGTGGAGACGCTGGATGGGGCGCTATCGCTGCTGGCTCCGATGCTGGCTTCGATGGAAGTGAAGGGGTCGAATATGCGTCAGGCGGTAAATGAGGATTATTCGAATGCAACCGATATTGCGGATTATTTGGCTGTGAAAGGTCTGCCGTTTCGTCAGGCGCATGAGGTGATCGGCAAGATTGTGCTGTATGCGATTGAGCAGCAGACCTACCTGCTTGATCTGACACTTGATGAGTATAAGGAATTTTCTGAGCTGTTTGAAGCGGATATTTTTGAAAAATTAGCGCCTGAGCAGGTAGTGGCTGCCCGAAATAGTGAAGGCGGCACTGGTTTTGAGCAGGTGGCACAGCAGCTTGAGTTAGCAAAACAACATCTTAAATAA
- a CDS encoding acetyl-CoA C-acyltransferase, translating to MSVVILDGVRTPFGKWKGGLSKLGAKDLGVQATRALMERVPEALNADGVILAQVLQAGQGQNPARAVAAGAGVSWAVPAITINNVCLAGVASVADAARRIKLEEGQLYIVGGFDSMTNAPHVATLRNGLATGPVEFTDTLINDGLWCSLTDSSMGGLTDIQNEERNIKREEQDQYALDSQLKAARAQEQGLFNDEIVPVHVGSKQLAGDEGIRPQSTLDKLSSLVPAFRERGTITAGNASQMTDGASVGVVASESYAQTIGKTPLARVIGWSETAGSDSSLHTKPADAIAKLFKRYQLTKDDIDLFEINEAFASVALASIDELGLDPQKVNVNGGAIAIGHPLGGTGFRLVLTLIHELKRRGADGASPHCVAGRARLCHSRRSA from the coding sequence ATGAGTGTTGTAATCTTAGATGGTGTACGTACACCTTTTGGTAAATGGAAAGGTGGTTTATCCAAGTTAGGGGCCAAGGATCTTGGTGTTCAAGCAACCAGAGCATTGATGGAACGCGTGCCTGAAGCCTTGAATGCCGATGGTGTCATCCTTGCCCAGGTCCTACAGGCAGGACAGGGACAGAACCCGGCCAGAGCGGTTGCTGCAGGTGCTGGTGTCTCATGGGCTGTTCCGGCGATAACCATAAATAATGTCTGTTTGGCGGGGGTCGCTTCGGTGGCAGATGCAGCGAGACGCATCAAGCTTGAGGAAGGTCAGCTTTATATAGTCGGTGGGTTTGACTCAATGACAAATGCGCCTCACGTTGCCACCCTTCGTAACGGTTTAGCAACAGGGCCTGTCGAGTTTACAGATACGCTGATTAACGATGGCCTCTGGTGTTCGCTAACCGATTCATCAATGGGGGGATTGACAGACATTCAAAACGAGGAGCGGAACATCAAGCGGGAAGAGCAAGATCAATATGCTTTAGATTCTCAGTTGAAAGCAGCTCGTGCGCAGGAACAAGGGTTGTTCAATGATGAGATTGTACCAGTGCACGTGGGCAGTAAACAGCTGGCAGGTGATGAAGGGATCAGGCCACAGTCCACTTTGGATAAATTAAGCAGTTTGGTTCCGGCATTTAGAGAAAGAGGGACGATTACAGCAGGAAATGCTTCACAAATGACGGATGGAGCAAGTGTTGGAGTGGTCGCTTCAGAAAGTTATGCACAAACGATTGGGAAAACACCTCTCGCCCGTGTGATTGGCTGGTCAGAAACGGCTGGTTCTGATTCCAGTTTACACACGAAGCCGGCGGATGCGATTGCTAAGCTTTTTAAACGATATCAGTTAACAAAAGACGATATTGATTTATTTGAAATTAACGAAGCCTTTGCAAGTGTTGCTCTGGCAAGTATCGATGAGCTTGGGTTAGATCCACAAAAAGTAAATGTCAATGGAGGAGCGATTGCCATAGGGCATCCGCTTGGTGGAACAGGATTTCGGTTAGTTCTCACACTTATTCATGAGTTGAAACGTCGCGGGGCGGACGGGGCATCGCCTCACTGTGTGGCGGGGCGGGCAAGGCTTTGCCATTCTCGTCGAAGTGCCTAA